Proteins found in one Sulfitobacter pontiacus genomic segment:
- a CDS encoding flagellar motor protein, which yields MISDVETTMIVLIDADDVKFAFSGWPDHICLAACLSSFGTCSMIVFRRDERHLMPDRLVKLLKLRRENTCFIPEVDGFKTKQFLYSDERRLMALVASDPVVLEEAVDYAVNYNYALEEGLDPAKMLGLDIPTADPVVAAPRGTMVNEEANPMLPEFLRRSVERSRRPIFASRRVPTLGELIRA from the coding sequence GTGATCTCGGATGTTGAAACCACAATGATTGTCCTGATTGATGCGGACGATGTGAAATTCGCATTCTCGGGCTGGCCGGATCACATTTGCCTCGCGGCGTGCCTGTCCAGCTTTGGGACCTGCAGCATGATCGTGTTTCGCCGCGATGAACGCCACTTGATGCCGGATCGTTTGGTCAAGCTGCTGAAGCTGCGCCGCGAAAACACCTGCTTTATCCCCGAGGTCGACGGCTTCAAGACCAAGCAATTCCTATATTCCGACGAACGCCGGTTGATGGCGCTGGTCGCATCGGACCCGGTGGTGCTGGAAGAAGCGGTTGATTACGCCGTGAACTACAACTACGCGCTGGAAGAAGGGCTGGACCCCGCCAAGATGCTCGGCCTGGATATTCCCACTGCCGACCCCGTGGTCGCTGCACCGCGCGGCACGATGGTAAATGAAGAAGCAAACCCCATGCTGCCAGAGTTCCTGCGCCGCTCGGTCGAACGATCCCGCCGGCCGATCTTTGCCAGCCGACGGGTCCCCACCTTGGGCGAGTTGATCAGAGCCTGA
- a CDS encoding flagellar motor protein MotB gives MAATTQPRVFKKVEVIEGGGHHGGGWKVAYADFMTAMMAFFLLMWILSSADEQKLRGIAEYFTNATLPGGSGVLDGATLGPPGTLTASNGAIVARGSELGKIDDPASAKWEIRDETATSVPDETQIGSEDGAHENPAAANVASASQTASDGSKSAGDATIDNVHALDNEKFKKLEQDILQAMQENPDLDPLKKNLIFQQTPEGLQIQIIDQEGQPMFYSGRAEMQGATDQLLANLGKSLARLPNKITLSGHTDAVRFANSQKYDNWDLSSDRANATRRVFEASGVARDRIIRVSGLADTAPLVPENPTDASNRRITVSVQYQKVEDYAGDDVAPTQIDAATPPAETGEKLYKASIPAPVAPQNSGEVQRVAQNVEPVAAPLKDDVFLNLRNALR, from the coding sequence ATGGCAGCGACGACACAGCCGCGCGTATTTAAAAAAGTAGAAGTTATCGAAGGCGGTGGACATCACGGTGGCGGCTGGAAGGTCGCCTATGCTGATTTCATGACCGCGATGATGGCGTTCTTTCTGCTGATGTGGATTCTCTCGAGCGCGGACGAGCAAAAGCTACGCGGGATTGCCGAATACTTTACCAATGCGACCCTGCCCGGCGGCAGTGGTGTATTGGACGGTGCTACCTTGGGGCCACCCGGTACATTGACCGCCTCGAATGGGGCGATTGTGGCCCGTGGCAGCGAGCTTGGGAAAATCGACGATCCGGCCTCGGCCAAGTGGGAAATCCGCGACGAAACCGCGACGTCGGTGCCAGATGAGACGCAGATCGGCTCCGAAGACGGTGCCCATGAAAACCCCGCCGCGGCCAATGTTGCCAGCGCGTCGCAAACCGCATCCGATGGGTCAAAATCGGCTGGCGATGCGACCATTGATAATGTGCACGCATTGGACAATGAAAAGTTCAAAAAGCTGGAGCAGGATATCTTGCAGGCGATGCAGGAGAATCCCGACCTTGATCCGCTGAAGAAGAACCTGATTTTCCAGCAAACACCCGAAGGCTTGCAGATCCAGATCATCGATCAGGAAGGGCAACCGATGTTCTATAGTGGCCGCGCCGAAATGCAGGGTGCCACAGATCAGCTGCTCGCGAATTTGGGTAAGTCTTTGGCACGCCTGCCGAATAAAATCACGCTGTCAGGGCACACCGATGCTGTCCGCTTTGCCAATAGCCAGAAGTACGACAACTGGGATCTGTCCTCGGACCGTGCCAACGCCACGCGCCGTGTTTTCGAAGCCTCGGGCGTTGCACGTGATCGTATCATCCGCGTGTCGGGCCTTGCCGATACCGCGCCGCTGGTGCCCGAAAATCCGACCGACGCGTCTAACCGTCGGATCACGGTGTCGGTTCAATATCAGAAGGTCGAGGACTATGCCGGCGATGACGTAGCCCCGACGCAGATTGATGCGGCGACACCGCCAGCCGAGACCGGCGAGAAGCTATATAAGGCGTCGATCCCTGCGCCCGTAGCACCACAGAACAGTGGCGAGGTGCAACGGGTCGCACAGAATGTCGAGCCTGTGGCGGCACCTTTGAAGGATGATGTATTCTTGAACCTGCGCAACGCGCTGCGGTGA